The region GAGGTAAACTAATAGAAGCCGAAGATAATATGAACTGTCAAATGCAAAACATCACAGTGACGTACAGAGATGGCCGAGTCGCTCAGCTCGAGAATGTGTATATTCGTGGCAGCAAAATCCGTTTCTTGATCCTCCCTGACATGCTAAAAAATGCGCCGATGTTCAAGAGAGTTCAAAGTAAAGGTGGCGGTTCAGGAGGCGCAGGTAGAGGAAAATCTGCAATCTTACGAGCTCAAGGTAAGTCCCagtcattgaaaattagtccataaaactaaaaatacttatattaaatcattgaatactAGGGTCTGAATAAGGAAGGTTTCAGCCCCGATAACTAAACTGCATTCGTCAATAACCATGCGATGCATTATGCCTACTCACCAATGGGGTACTGGCATTCTCCAGCAAGGGTGCAACAATACATGGGTCATTAGTagtaaaaatcagttcatttacaatgaaatttgaacttaatttccaggggccagttgctcgaatgttaaccagtggatagttgatgtAGCGACAATTAGTTCATTGTTATCATGGACATGGTTTTTGTCTGCCGCTTGGCTTGAACCAATGTTTCAGCGACTGACTCCGAGCTTCCAAATGCAAAAATAGATTGACTCAAATctgattgaaatgtagaagaaattgaagagcTCTAACCTAGTGCCTttagcgaacctggtggaaCCCTTGCTTGCCACAGTACCTTTGCCGGTACCCCATTAGTCTGAATATAGTTCATTACAGTATTTTTAACCGTACATACATTGCAATTGTTTGATTTCAGCTGCCCGCGGTCGAGGTAGAGGTCGAGGAGGTGATAGAGGAGGTCATCACGGAGGTGGTGGTGGCGGAGGTGGAGGTGGAAGTGGAAATGTGTTTGGGCGGCGACGTTAAACAGCTGTGGGgttttcatagaaaatatcCTGCATGACTGTACATGCGAATTCCAGCAActtatttttgaatatctgaACAAACTTTCAGTCAATAGAATAtcatgataaaaattgatgaaCATTCAACTTGTGAATATATGATACtgcattttgtacattttatgTGAActtgtaaaataaatataaaatttgtatagAGAAGTagtttatatttcattgaattttcaggCTTCTCTGTTCTATTTAAATGGAAGTGAGGAAATCTGTTTTGTATACTGCTCTGATATTTGGTGGTATTAAGCCATGGTAGCTACTGTCCACGAAAACCCAAGGAATTAGAAAGATTGGAATTTCACAGATTTTGCCTGGAAGTGTTCACGTATCGAATTCTTGCAATCCAATGGAAGACTGTTAAAACCTATTGAATTACTACGTTGCCTCGGTCACACTTCACTCATTAAAACAGTcctaattaatcaagaaaCCAAGCCGATCTTCACCAAGAAACTTGGTGTCTGTTGTACCACGTAGGATCGTAGAGTGATGGAGATTTCTGTGGAGACAACCACCACTGAGGATAGTACTTAGTGATCAATTTCATAATTAAGTTGTTCTTTAATAGACTAGGATCACCTCCGTTTCGGAAAACGACATACATTTAGTCCAGGTCAACGAATGGGTCTTCGGGCGTCAATTAGACCCCCAAGGAGCCCTTGCACCGGGCAACAACTATACTGGACTCTAGCTCTTGTTTAGGTCTATCTTCTCTGAAAGTTTCCGAGACTTTGACCGTTTTGTattttagttatttatttctaaacattatttttgatattgtgggtttttgggGGTCAATCAAACCCCCGAGGAGCCCTTGCACCGGGTAACAACTATATACTGGACTGTAGCCCTTGAAAAGTTCTATCTTTTCTGAAAGTTTCAGAGACTTTGAccgttttgtattttacttatctatttctaaacattatttttgatattgtgggtttttgggGGTCAATTAGACCACCAAGGAGCCCTTGCACCGGGCAACAACTATACTGGACTCTAGCTCTTGTTTAGGTCTATCTTCTCTGAAAGTTTCAGAGACTTTGATcgttttgtattttacttattaatttctaaacatcattttgatattttggggtCTTTGGGGGTCATTTTAGgtctgtctgcagagtttccagaacATGTCATGTCAGGGCCcaagacctgacatgacaggtggGACCTGAGGTGACAGGTCGATtcgctaaaatgaaaatcgttaTGACTGAACCGATGATAGGCGATTAGAAGATATGATAGGCGCGGATTTAGAACAAATGATAGCCGATAAGAACACAAAGAACTTATCGTAGTGCtttctaaatatattattcaaaaacaaaaaacaaactatgatgtgttatgaattcatttaagaATTTATGTTTGTCCGTTTATAAAAAGTTGTTGAACTATATCGACTTAATGATAAAGATGGAATGATTGTGAATTATTGGAGAACAATTGAACGAATTGTTtacaattaatttatttttttgtaacacgaaacataaaaatatcaaGATCAGGCAATGATACCAGTAGTGCCTTATGTAATCATAATCAGTATTAATAACAATCATTATACTCATTAAGATTAGGCcctatattattatatattattattaattactcgcaaaataatcaattaacCAAGTGTACAtacaatttaaaaacatttcagtCCAAGCTTATAAGTTGACATAGATAAATTAGACATAACACTGATTAATTAGTGAGGCCTCACACGGCAACGcacgccattttgcagagcttcgggacctgaggtgacaggtctgcattaaaactgatgaaatgaggcaaaactttaatttctatggtctctttatagtaaagagtataatataaattgctaaccatggatagaattaatcttaagttgctataaaacaataattttgaagcgagacctcacacggcagctcgcgccattttgcagagcttctcgggacctgaggGGACAGGTCTGCACTGAAACcgataaaatggaaaaaactttactttttatggtatctttatagtaatgaatataatataaattgctaaccatagatagattaaatcttaagttactataaaacaataattatgaagcgagacctcacacggcagctcgcgccattttgcagagcttctcgggacctgaggtgacaggtctgcactaaaactgatgaaatggaaaaaactttactttttataacctttatatagtaataggtataatataaattgctaaccatagatagagttaatctaaagttactataaaacaataattttgaagcgagacctcacacggcagctcgcgccattttgcagagcttctcgggacctgaggagacaggtctgcactaaaact is a window of Tubulanus polymorphus chromosome 2, tnTubPoly1.2, whole genome shotgun sequence DNA encoding:
- the LOC141899958 gene encoding small nuclear ribonucleoprotein Sm D3-like translates to MSIGVPIKVLHEAEGHIITCETALGEVYRGKLIEAEDNMNCQMQNITVTYRDGRVAQLENVYIRGSKIRFLILPDMLKNAPMFKRVQSKGGGSGGAGRGKSAILRAQAARGRGRGRGGDRGGHHGGGGGGGGGGSGNVFGRRR